The following proteins are co-located in the Pararge aegeria chromosome 3, ilParAegt1.1, whole genome shotgun sequence genome:
- the LOC120636053 gene encoding LOW QUALITY PROTEIN: uncharacterized protein LOC120636053 (The sequence of the model RefSeq protein was modified relative to this genomic sequence to represent the inferred CDS: substituted 2 bases at 2 genomic stop codons), with the protein MSIRPLSPELAEKARVELNEDPNRIPSDLQHIKDWLAKQPHIYARTDDQWLIAFLRGCKYSLERTKEKLDLYYTLRSISPELYSFKHDDPLFDELMDLGVYVLMPKTETPDSPRVAIMRSGKVNPGKITMLHVFGMTLITQKIAMMEDDNAMVAGVKIIMDLEGVTMAHILHMTPSVMKKMSVQSQDAAPLRLKGAHYINCPAALEKIINLMKSMLNEKNRNRLYVHGQNLDSLYQHIPKYLLPEEYGGDGGPIRAITDSWKAKRWQYSSWLEEDMKYKTDESKRPGTPKTAESLFGIEGSFRQLEFDXYFLXDIKKRIRMPVRPLSPELAEKARVELNEDPNRIDKDLQHIKDWLEKQPHIRARTDDQWLVAFLRGCKYSLERTKEKLDLFYSMHTLAPELFRIRPSDALFNEILGLGTYTILPKPADPTSPMVTIVRPGTYDPERHNIYDIFSVSILMQSMLLAENDTMTVAGVRTILDLEGVTMAHFFQMTPTVLKRMAVLSQDATPIRMKGTHYINTPPGFETLFNAMKNLLNEKNRSRLYVHNKNYEEMYQYIPKEILPAEYGGNCGTFKEINEYWLTKVQDYSSWFEDGTKYGTDESKRPGKPNTAETLFGIEGSFRQLEFD; encoded by the exons ATGTCCATACGGCCTTTAAGTCCTGAACTAGCAGAAAAGGCTCGAGTAGAATTAAATGAGGATCCTAACAGGATTCCCAGTGATCTGCAGCACATTAAGGATTGGTTGGCAAAACAACCGCACATTTACGCCCGAACAG ATGACCAGTGGCTGATTGCGTTTTTAAGGGGTTGCAAGTACAGCTTAGAGAGAACTAAAGAGAAGTTGGATCTCTATTATACTTTGCGTTCCATCTCACCGGAGCTTTATTCTTTCAAACATGATGATCCATTATTTGATGAATTAATGGATTTAGG TGTTTATGTACTGATGCCTAAAACAGAGACTCCTGATTCACCGAGGGTGGCAATCATGCGCAGTGGAAAAGTAAATCCTGGGAAAATTACTATGTTGCATGTATTCGGTATGACTCTGATAACACAAAAG ATCGCAATGATGGAAGATGACAATGCGATGGTAGCTGGTGTTAAGATTATAATGGACTTAGAAGGAGTAACTATGGCGCATATTTTACATATGACACCAAGTGTTATGAAAAAGATGAGTGTCCAATCACAG gaTGCTGCACCTCTTAGACTGAAAGGCGCACATTATATCAATTGCCCAGCTGCtttggaaaaaattataaacttaatgAAATCAATGTTAAACGAAAAAAATAGGAACAGA CTGTACGTGCATGGTCAAAATTTGGATAGCCTGTATCAACATATACCAAAGTACCTACTTCCTGAGGAATATGGAGGGGATGGAGGACCTATTAGAGCAATCACAG attctTGGAAGGCTAAACGGTGGCAATATAGCTCATGGTTAGAAGAAGATATGAAATACAAAACAGACGAGTCAAAGCGACCCGGCACACCTAAGACTGCAGAAAGCTTGTTCGGGATCGAAGGGTCCTTCAGACAATTAgaatttgattaatattttctcTAAGACATTA AAAAGAGAATAAGAATGCCAGTCCGACCCTTAAGTCCTGAACTAGCTGAGAAAGCTCGGGTGGAGTTGAACGAGGACCCAAACAGGATTGATAAGGATCTGCAACATATTAAGGATTGGTTGGAAAAGCAGCCACACATTCGCGCCAGAACAG ATGACCAATGGCTTGTAGCGTTTTTGCGCGGATGTAAGTATAGTTTGGAAAGAACTAAAGAAAAGTTGGATCTATTTTATTCTATGCATACACTTGCACCGGAACTCTTCAGGATTAGGCCCAGTGATGCcctatttaatgaaattttgggTTTAGG GACCTACACAATCTTACCTAAGCCTGCGGATCCTACCTCGCCGATGGTGACTATTGTGCGACCGGGTACCTACGATCCGGAGAGACATAATATATACGATATATTCTCCGTATCTATATTGATGcaaagt atGTTGTTAGCTGAAAACGATACTATGACAGTAGCTGGAGTTCGAACTATCCTGGATTTGGAGGGAGTAACGATGGCACATTTCTTCCAAATGACCCCGACGGTCTTGAAACGGATGGCGGTTCTCTCACAG gACGCTACACCAATACGTATGAAAGGTACTCACTATATTAATACACCGCCTGGTTTTGAGACTTTATTCAACGCAATGAAAAATTTGCTCAACGAAAAGAATAGGTCTCGA CTATATgtgcataataaaaattatgaagaaaTGTATCAATATATACCTAAAGAGATTTTACCAGCTGAATACGGGGGAAATTGTGGCACCTTCAAAGAAATAAATG AATATTGGTTGACAAAAGTGCAGGACTACAGTTCTTGGTTTGAAGATGGTACCAAATATGGAACAGATGAATCGAAGCGGCCTGGTAAACCAAACACTGCGGAAACACTTTTCGGTATTGAAGGGTCTTTCCGACAACTGGAATTTGATTGA